The Phycisphaerales bacterium AB-hyl4 genome has a window encoding:
- the hpnH gene encoding adenosyl-hopene transferase HpnH, translating into MAVPISQMWTVASYVIKQRLKGNKHYPLVLMLEPLFRCNLSCAGCGKIQYPPHILKQNLTPEQCFQAADECGAPMVSIPGGEPLLHPQIKEIVEGLVARKKYVYMCTNALLLEKKLDLFTPSKYLTFSVHMDGQEEHHDFAVCREGTYEKAMVGIRMAVERGFRVTTNTTLFDGADPNSVRQFFDEMMDVGVEGMMVSPGYAYPKAPDQQSFLRERKKTTELFEMIFSNRKKRWQFNQSPLYLEFLMGKRDYECIPWGMPTYNLFGWQKPCYLLQDGYADTFQEMIDETDWSNYGRASGNPSCQQCMVHCGYESSAVNHTFSSFGGFWATAKATLFNKYANPSAKRKLDEEAKKPHGPLAQLQGVTIDGKPVLETSDAA; encoded by the coding sequence ATGGCCGTGCCGATCTCACAGATGTGGACCGTGGCGAGTTACGTCATCAAGCAGCGACTCAAGGGCAATAAGCACTATCCGCTGGTGCTGATGCTCGAGCCGCTTTTCCGTTGCAATCTGTCCTGCGCCGGCTGCGGGAAGATCCAATACCCGCCGCACATCCTTAAGCAGAACCTCACGCCCGAGCAATGCTTCCAGGCGGCGGACGAATGCGGCGCCCCGATGGTGTCGATCCCCGGCGGCGAGCCGCTGCTGCATCCGCAGATCAAAGAGATCGTCGAAGGCCTCGTCGCGCGGAAGAAGTACGTGTACATGTGCACGAACGCGCTGCTGCTGGAGAAAAAGCTCGACCTGTTTACGCCGAGCAAGTACCTCACGTTCAGCGTGCACATGGACGGCCAGGAAGAGCACCACGACTTCGCGGTCTGCCGTGAAGGCACGTATGAAAAGGCGATGGTCGGCATCCGCATGGCCGTCGAGCGCGGCTTCCGCGTGACGACGAACACAACGCTGTTCGACGGGGCCGACCCCAACTCGGTTCGCCAGTTCTTTGATGAAATGATGGACGTCGGCGTCGAGGGCATGATGGTCAGCCCCGGCTATGCGTACCCCAAAGCGCCCGACCAGCAGAGCTTTTTGCGCGAGCGGAAGAAGACGACCGAGCTGTTCGAGATGATCTTCTCCAACCGCAAGAAGCGGTGGCAGTTCAACCAGAGCCCGCTTTACCTTGAGTTTCTCATGGGCAAGCGCGACTACGAATGCATCCCCTGGGGCATGCCGACGTACAACCTCTTCGGCTGGCAGAAGCCTTGCTACCTGTTGCAGGACGGCTACGCGGACACGTTCCAGGAAATGATCGACGAGACGGACTGGAGCAACTACGGCCGAGCGTCCGGCAACCCGTCCTGCCAGCAGTGCATGGTCCACTGCGGCTACGAGTCGTCGGCGGTCAACCACACGTTCAGCAGCTTTGGCGGCTTCTGGGCGACCGCGAAAGCGACCCTGTTCAATAAATACGCCAACCCCTCCGCGAAGCGCAAGCTCGATGAGGAAGCGAAAAAGCCGCACGGCCCGCTGGCGCAGTTGCAGGGCGTGACGATCGACGGCAAGCCGGTGCTGGAAACCAGCGACGCGGCGTGA
- a CDS encoding type III polyketide synthase, which translates to MTRTTLAAPSLVSQSAERVVHMVGLGTHHPPGLVRQAESAEIATQRCCDNDEQAHWLHRVYEQSTIERRHIVVMDDGRAAHDAFYPPRRSPDDRGPGVQQRMQAYARFAPPLASAAARRALAQAGVRPADVRQLVTVSCTGFAAPGLDMRLIELLGLSPSVGRTAIGFMGCHGAVNGLRVARALAHEHPGEPVLLCAVELCSMHFQYGHHRQRIIANALFADGAAACVLQASDHESATPAATRAPNPAPAQWSVVDTTSCLLPNTQGVMTWTIGEHGFRMTLSPRVPALVKRHLRDFLQPWLAEHGLAVADVGQWAVHPGGPRVLDAVEQALDLPASAMAASRDVLRDYGNMSSPTVLFIIERLPCVAGDGPCVVLAFGPGLMIEAALLMPTSPPTPAG; encoded by the coding sequence ATGACCCGTACCACCCTCGCCGCGCCGTCCCTTGTCTCGCAATCGGCCGAGCGGGTCGTTCACATGGTCGGCCTGGGCACGCACCACCCGCCGGGCCTGGTCCGGCAGGCCGAGTCCGCCGAGATCGCCACCCAGCGCTGCTGCGACAACGACGAGCAGGCCCACTGGCTGCATCGCGTGTACGAGCAGAGCACGATCGAGCGTCGGCACATCGTCGTCATGGACGACGGCCGAGCGGCGCATGACGCGTTCTACCCGCCTCGCCGATCGCCCGACGATCGCGGGCCCGGCGTGCAGCAGCGCATGCAGGCGTACGCCCGCTTCGCCCCACCGCTGGCCAGCGCCGCCGCCCGGCGAGCTCTCGCGCAAGCAGGCGTGCGACCGGCCGACGTCCGCCAACTCGTCACCGTCTCGTGCACCGGCTTCGCAGCGCCGGGGCTGGACATGCGATTGATCGAACTGCTCGGCCTGTCGCCGAGCGTCGGCCGAACCGCCATCGGCTTCATGGGCTGTCACGGCGCGGTCAACGGCCTGCGCGTCGCGCGAGCGCTCGCACACGAACACCCCGGCGAACCCGTGCTGCTGTGCGCCGTCGAGCTGTGCTCGATGCACTTTCAATACGGACATCACCGCCAGCGCATCATCGCCAATGCGCTGTTCGCCGACGGCGCCGCGGCCTGCGTGTTGCAGGCAAGCGATCACGAATCAGCAACGCCCGCCGCTACGCGAGCGCCCAACCCCGCGCCGGCGCAGTGGTCGGTCGTCGACACCACCTCATGCCTCCTGCCGAACACGCAAGGCGTCATGACCTGGACCATCGGCGAGCACGGCTTTCGCATGACCCTCTCGCCACGCGTGCCGGCGCTGGTCAAACGACACCTGCGCGACTTCCTCCAACCGTGGTTGGCCGAGCATGGGCTCGCTGTGGCAGACGTCGGGCAATGGGCGGTGCACCCCGGCGGCCCGCGCGTGCTTGATGCGGTCGAACAGGCGCTCGACCTGCCCGCCTCGGCGATGGCCGCGTCGCGCGACGTGTTGCGCGACTACGGCAACATGTCTTCGCCAACGGTGTTGTTCATTATCGAACGTTTGCCTTGCGTCGCGGGCGATGGCCCTTGCGTCGTGCTCGCCTTCGGGCCCGGGCTGATGATCGAAGCGGCATTGCTCATGCCTACATCACCACCGACGCCAGCGGGATAA
- a CDS encoding TonB family protein produces MSGRGSNRVLVICAAVAVLVHAGVLAWPTLLSLAGRPTAAADRGREPTVDRPLPERDVELGRPESRTPSVAWISYDDYRELVAPRATTEQPALQQEVDPADEAPLEMNPTPPAPTAADDASAEPAELAELDEPPLDMEPEAEPPALPEFDAVGELPPPDPEAQPTDEVAEPDRAPAESAQQADAASASPDARPTAAPRSDAEADATQLDPRELEWRTGRVIVGPGIEIRTARPQLRASLRTAFPRNPTVRIYFNAQGSVDRAEVVRSTGYADWDGTILTSLYRWRAEGEQIDAADPHVVIQIQYLLHDHPD; encoded by the coding sequence ATGAGTGGGCGTGGGTCGAACCGTGTGCTGGTGATTTGTGCAGCGGTGGCGGTGCTGGTGCACGCGGGTGTGCTGGCGTGGCCGACGCTGTTGTCGCTGGCGGGTCGGCCGACGGCGGCGGCGGATCGTGGGCGTGAGCCGACGGTGGATCGGCCGTTGCCTGAGCGGGACGTGGAGCTCGGTCGGCCGGAGTCGCGAACGCCCAGCGTGGCGTGGATTTCATACGACGACTATCGCGAGCTGGTCGCGCCGCGAGCGACCACCGAGCAGCCTGCGTTGCAGCAGGAGGTGGACCCGGCCGACGAAGCGCCGCTGGAGATGAACCCGACGCCGCCCGCGCCCACGGCCGCGGACGACGCGTCGGCCGAGCCAGCGGAACTGGCGGAACTCGACGAGCCGCCTCTGGACATGGAGCCCGAAGCCGAGCCGCCCGCGTTGCCCGAGTTTGACGCGGTGGGCGAGTTGCCCCCGCCCGACCCCGAGGCTCAGCCGACGGATGAGGTCGCGGAGCCTGACCGTGCACCGGCCGAGTCCGCGCAGCAGGCGGACGCCGCGTCGGCCTCGCCTGACGCCCGACCGACCGCAGCGCCGCGAAGCGATGCCGAAGCGGACGCGACGCAGCTCGACCCGCGCGAGTTGGAGTGGCGCACCGGCCGTGTGATCGTCGGCCCGGGCATCGAAATCCGCACGGCCCGCCCGCAGCTTCGCGCGTCGTTGCGGACGGCGTTTCCGCGCAATCCGACGGTGCGGATCTACTTCAACGCACAAGGCAGTGTCGATCGCGCGGAGGTCGTCCGCAGCACAGGCTACGCCGACTGGGATGGCACGATCCTCACGAGCCTGTACCGTTGGCGAGCTGAGGGCGAGCAGATCGACGCCGCTGACCCGCATGTGGTGATCCAGATCCAGTACCTTCTGCACGACCATCCTGATTGA
- a CDS encoding metallophosphoesterase codes for MTSDTGTPPSQPAPPGSDLNLQDADVIIDLFQRAAKANLEHPDRKGAVVHLPRRGRLLMTGDLHDHGLNFQRLWKLARLHRGSDRYLVLHEVIHGPGRINGRDLSIRTLARAVALQLEYPKQVIPLMANHDLAQLGGEGISKHGVSVVDAFDQGVDFLYGDQADAVRDAMNEYIRSLPLAVRCANGVFCSHSLPSPRKIETFDKTVLDRVPTAEDVAIDGPAYHMVWGRHHNQKIADELAQAWDATVFVMGHQPADMGYDEEGETMLVLASDHEHGMALPIDLSKSYTRDELVMQLIPLASVVM; via the coding sequence ATGACATCTGACACCGGCACGCCCCCCAGCCAGCCCGCCCCGCCCGGCAGCGACCTGAATCTTCAGGACGCCGACGTCATCATCGACCTGTTCCAACGCGCCGCCAAAGCCAACCTCGAACACCCCGACCGCAAGGGCGCGGTGGTCCATCTGCCCAGGCGCGGCCGACTGCTGATGACCGGCGACCTGCATGACCATGGCCTGAATTTCCAGCGTTTGTGGAAACTTGCCCGCCTGCACCGCGGCTCGGACCGTTACCTCGTGTTGCACGAAGTAATTCACGGGCCCGGCCGAATCAACGGCCGCGACCTGTCCATCCGCACCCTCGCCCGCGCGGTCGCTTTGCAACTGGAATATCCCAAGCAGGTGATCCCGCTGATGGCCAACCACGACCTCGCCCAGCTCGGCGGCGAAGGCATCTCCAAGCATGGCGTGAGTGTGGTTGATGCGTTCGATCAAGGCGTCGATTTTCTCTATGGCGATCAGGCCGACGCGGTACGCGATGCGATGAACGAGTACATCCGTTCGCTGCCGTTGGCGGTTCGTTGCGCCAACGGCGTGTTCTGTTCGCATAGCCTGCCTTCGCCGCGCAAGATCGAGACGTTTGACAAGACCGTGCTCGATCGCGTGCCGACGGCGGAAGACGTGGCGATCGACGGCCCGGCGTATCACATGGTGTGGGGTCGGCATCACAACCAGAAGATCGCGGACGAACTGGCCCAGGCGTGGGACGCGACCGTGTTCGTGATGGGGCATCAGCCTGCGGACATGGGCTACGACGAGGAAGGCGAGACGATGCTCGTGCTCGCGTCGGACCATGAGCATGGCATGGCGTTGCCGATCGACCTTTCGAAAAGCTACACGCGCGACGAGCTGGTGATGCAGCTTATCCCGCTGGCGTCGGTGGTGATGTAG
- a CDS encoding NAD(P)H-dependent glycerol-3-phosphate dehydrogenase — MPSQNNPAPNAPERISIIGDGSMATVCALLLESRGFKVTVWGPFADHVAELIQTRENTRYLPGYRLPEAVRLTADDTGAFRDADLVVNAIPTQYIRPVWARLAEHLPDNVPVASVAKGIEQDTMLRPTQIIADVLHKSTDDPDKPARPMASISGPSVASELARCLPATVCAASDDLAFAELLQQTFTTHWFRVYTNKDLLGVELAGATKNVIALAAGILDGLQAGNNAKSALLSRGLAEITRLGVAMGASQETFFGIAGVGDLATTCFSPTGRNRTCGEALGKGKKLAEVLEEIPGVVEGVPTTKAVVTLAEKYRVEMPITAAIHQVLFEGLDPLEAISQLMTRELKPERVG, encoded by the coding sequence ATGCCTTCCCAGAACAACCCCGCTCCCAACGCCCCGGAACGTATCAGCATCATCGGCGACGGCTCGATGGCGACCGTCTGTGCCCTCCTGCTCGAAAGCCGAGGCTTCAAGGTCACGGTCTGGGGCCCATTCGCCGACCACGTCGCCGAGCTGATCCAGACGCGGGAAAACACCCGCTACCTGCCCGGATATCGGCTACCTGAGGCGGTTCGCTTAACCGCGGATGACACAGGAGCCTTTCGCGACGCCGACCTTGTGGTCAATGCCATCCCCACGCAATACATTCGCCCCGTCTGGGCCCGCCTCGCTGAGCATCTGCCCGATAACGTACCCGTGGCTTCCGTGGCCAAGGGCATCGAGCAGGACACCATGCTCCGCCCGACGCAGATCATTGCCGACGTACTGCACAAGTCCACTGACGATCCGGATAAACCTGCTCGGCCGATGGCGAGCATCTCCGGCCCGTCGGTCGCCAGCGAGTTGGCACGCTGCCTCCCCGCGACCGTCTGCGCGGCGTCGGATGACCTCGCCTTCGCTGAATTGCTCCAACAAACCTTCACGACCCACTGGTTCCGCGTCTACACAAACAAGGACCTGCTCGGCGTCGAACTGGCGGGCGCGACGAAGAATGTGATCGCCCTCGCGGCGGGCATCCTCGACGGCTTGCAGGCGGGCAATAACGCCAAGAGCGCCTTGCTCTCGCGCGGCCTGGCGGAGATCACCCGCCTCGGCGTCGCGATGGGCGCATCGCAGGAAACCTTCTTCGGCATCGCCGGCGTGGGCGACCTCGCCACCACCTGCTTCTCGCCCACCGGCCGAAACCGCACCTGTGGCGAAGCGCTGGGCAAGGGTAAAAAGCTCGCCGAGGTGCTCGAAGAAATCCCCGGCGTCGTCGAAGGCGTGCCCACCACCAAGGCCGTCGTCACCCTCGCGGAAAAGTATCGCGTGGAGATGCCCATCACCGCTGCGATCCATCAGGTGCTGTTCGAAGGCCTCGACCCGCTGGAAGCGATCAGCCAGTTGATGACACGTGAGCTGAAACCGGAACGGGTGGGGTAA
- a CDS encoding DUF4870 domain-containing protein: MALVAHLLGILLSVIGPLIIWLIKKDDSKFVDDQGKEALNFQITILIAYLISSVLTTVLIGCLLLPIVIIVNIVFCIIAAMKSKEGIRYRYPFALRLIS, translated from the coding sequence ATGGCGCTGGTCGCTCACCTGCTGGGCATTCTGCTGAGCGTCATCGGCCCGTTGATCATCTGGCTGATCAAGAAAGACGATTCCAAGTTCGTCGACGATCAAGGCAAGGAAGCGTTGAACTTCCAGATCACGATTCTGATCGCCTACCTGATCAGCTCCGTGCTGACGACGGTGCTCATCGGCTGCCTGCTGCTGCCGATCGTGATCATCGTCAACATTGTCTTCTGCATCATCGCCGCGATGAAGTCCAAGGAAGGCATCCGCTATCGCTACCCGTTCGCGCTGCGGCTGATCAGCTGA
- a CDS encoding polysaccharide biosynthesis/export family protein: MRRVWRWSLFGLLAVVLVGCEVDSFFDQSVVGRWERTPVTLPILDRLDVIDEQAGQRLDVTGVQAEDLVPDVREYVVGSGDLITVTIFELIRPGEDAVQTRRIDEVGRFRLPIVGAVRASNMTPTELEQHISEVLESEGVLRNAEVSVIVQEARQSTFSVLGEPAQGGTAVGTYTIPKPDFRLLDALAMARGVPGRTKRLLIYRQSPLTDEVAGVVRDRDDENGENGDPGEAQQDDPADLIDELLRGEDRDTNRSVNGQPERREAPRGIDDGLGTDEGRAPWVYVGSEWVRADSPAARAGRRTSDRDDLAALSEMITQRIIEIPYDRLLEGDMRYNIVIRPGDVIRVPAPTAGFVYIMGEINRPGAYVVPGENDLTLKQLIASGGNLGPLAVPERVDLTRRVGTSQEATVRLNLRAIFNGTEPDLFLKPNDIVNIGTSFWAQPLAIFRNGFRVTYGFGFLLDRNFGPDVFD; this comes from the coding sequence TTGCGACGTGTATGGCGGTGGTCGCTGTTTGGCTTGCTGGCCGTGGTGCTGGTGGGCTGCGAGGTGGACTCGTTCTTCGACCAGTCCGTGGTGGGCCGGTGGGAGCGGACGCCGGTGACGCTGCCGATCCTCGATCGGCTTGACGTGATCGACGAGCAGGCGGGCCAGCGGCTCGACGTGACCGGCGTGCAGGCCGAAGACCTCGTGCCGGACGTGCGCGAATACGTCGTGGGCTCGGGCGACCTGATTACCGTGACCATTTTCGAACTGATCCGCCCCGGCGAAGACGCGGTGCAGACCCGGCGTATCGACGAAGTCGGCCGCTTTCGGCTGCCGATCGTCGGCGCGGTGCGGGCGTCGAACATGACCCCCACCGAGCTTGAGCAGCACATCAGCGAAGTGCTCGAATCCGAAGGCGTGCTTCGTAACGCCGAGGTGAGCGTGATCGTGCAGGAGGCCCGGCAGAGCACGTTCAGCGTGCTGGGCGAGCCGGCGCAGGGCGGCACGGCCGTGGGCACGTACACCATTCCCAAACCCGACTTCCGACTGCTGGACGCACTGGCCATGGCACGCGGCGTGCCGGGGCGAACCAAGCGTCTGCTGATCTACCGCCAGTCGCCTTTGACCGACGAGGTCGCCGGCGTGGTGCGTGACCGCGACGATGAAAACGGCGAGAACGGCGATCCGGGCGAGGCCCAGCAAGACGATCCGGCGGATCTGATCGACGAACTGCTGCGTGGCGAAGACCGCGACACCAACCGTAGCGTCAACGGCCAGCCCGAGCGTCGCGAGGCGCCGCGCGGCATCGACGACGGCCTGGGGACGGACGAAGGCCGCGCACCCTGGGTATACGTCGGCAGCGAATGGGTCCGGGCCGACAGCCCCGCCGCCCGCGCCGGCCGACGAACGAGCGACCGTGACGACCTCGCCGCTCTCAGCGAGATGATCACCCAGCGCATCATCGAGATCCCCTACGACCGCCTGCTCGAAGGCGACATGCGCTACAACATCGTCATCCGCCCCGGCGACGTCATCCGCGTGCCCGCACCCACGGCCGGCTTCGTCTACATCATGGGCGAAATCAACCGCCCCGGCGCGTACGTCGTGCCGGGTGAAAACGACCTGACGCTCAAGCAGCTGATCGCCTCGGGCGGCAACCTCGGCCCGCTGGCCGTGCCCGAACGCGTCGACCTGACGCGTCGCGTGGGCACCAGCCAGGAAGCGACCGTTCGGCTGAACCTGCGAGCTATCTTCAACGGCACGGAGCCCGACCTCTTCCTCAAGCCCAACGACATCGTCAACATCGGCACGAGCTTCTGGGCACAGCCGCTGGCGATCTTCCGCAACGGCTTCCGGGTGACGTACGGCTTCGGGTTCCTGCTCGACCGCAACTTCGGCCCGGACGTTTTCGACTAA
- a CDS encoding ExbD/TolR family protein has protein sequence MRQRLHVRRHDLTPRVEMLPMLDVIFLLLTFFIYSLLVMVRAEVLPVELVPVGTGEAAQTGTVKAITIDRAGQIYLNREPVDNDTLDSRLSELAEADDPPRLFLAMESTLDGDAAAGPAVDRGPMLVALINRVQRAGLYDFVIVGEPGGGGGAGGGASGGGGGP, from the coding sequence ATGAGACAACGCCTTCACGTTCGCCGACACGACCTCACTCCGCGCGTGGAAATGCTGCCGATGCTCGACGTCATCTTCCTCCTGCTGACGTTTTTCATCTACAGCCTGCTGGTGATGGTGCGCGCGGAGGTGCTGCCGGTCGAACTCGTGCCGGTCGGCACGGGCGAAGCGGCGCAGACGGGCACGGTGAAAGCGATCACCATCGACCGCGCGGGCCAGATCTACCTCAACCGCGAGCCGGTCGACAACGACACGCTCGACAGTCGGCTAAGCGAACTGGCGGAAGCGGACGACCCGCCGCGACTGTTCCTGGCGATGGAGTCGACGCTCGATGGCGACGCCGCGGCGGGCCCGGCTGTCGACCGCGGGCCGATGCTGGTGGCGTTGATTAATCGCGTGCAGCGGGCCGGGCTGTACGACTTTGTCATCGTGGGTGAGCCCGGCGGCGGCGGTGGCGCGGGTGGTGGCGCATCCGGGGGCGGGGGTGGGCCATGA